A genomic region of Gemmata massiliana contains the following coding sequences:
- a CDS encoding metallophosphoesterase family protein, whose amino-acid sequence MRIGIVTDIHDQVKILADVLAVLRAEAVDAVVTLGDNTDLFGKWNKADEVADLLRGAGAVGVWGNHDFGLCRNVPEETQFRFLRRTLDYFATLQPRLELGGCHFSHIEPFLDPERTDDLWTFEGRPEDEDRTAKSFAAVPHPAAFLGHFHRWLALSDVGRVEWNGSAPLHFEPDKRYLVVVAPLFNGEFAVLDTDRGIIEPRNLPRREEPT is encoded by the coding sequence ATGCGAATCGGCATCGTCACCGACATCCACGACCAGGTGAAGATTCTCGCCGATGTGCTCGCGGTGCTGAGGGCCGAAGCCGTCGACGCGGTCGTCACGCTCGGCGACAACACGGACCTGTTCGGGAAGTGGAACAAGGCCGACGAGGTCGCGGATTTGCTGCGCGGGGCCGGTGCGGTCGGAGTGTGGGGTAACCACGATTTCGGGCTGTGTCGCAACGTGCCGGAAGAAACGCAGTTCCGGTTCCTGCGCCGCACACTCGATTACTTCGCGACGCTCCAGCCGCGCCTCGAACTCGGTGGGTGCCACTTCAGCCACATCGAGCCGTTCCTCGACCCCGAGCGGACCGACGACTTGTGGACGTTCGAGGGGCGCCCGGAAGACGAGGACCGCACGGCCAAGAGCTTCGCCGCGGTCCCGCACCCGGCCGCGTTTTTGGGGCACTTCCACCGGTGGCTCGCGCTCTCGGATGTGGGGCGCGTGGAGTGGAACGGGAGCGCCCCGCTGCACTTCGAGCCGGACAAACGGTATCTTGTGGTAGTGGCCCCGCTGTTCAACGGGGAATTCGCGGTCCTCGACACCGACCGCGGGATCATCGAACCGCGCAACCTGCCCCGGCGCGAGGAACCGACATAA
- a CDS encoding formylmethanofuran dehydrogenase subunit A: MPLTKLAGGTVYDPANGIHGEVRDLWVDGGKIVDPPADPAMLPARTFDLSGLVVMPGGVDMHAHIAGPKVNVARKLRPEDRRDNTPFLRTDLLRSGTRGSTPTTFTTGYLYAGLGYTTVFDAAIPPLGARHTHEEFHDTPVIDKGFFVLVGNNHYLMDQLGRGEPERVRAFCGWLLNATRGYALKVVNPGGVEVWKQGRNGMTGLDDVVPGFGVSPRAIVAAVARAADELKLPHAAHIHCNQLGMPGNWQTTLDTMRAVDGHRGHFTHIQFHSYGGGPDDQGTFCSKVPALAEWVNGHPNLTVDVGQVMFGDTTSMTGDGPLGHFLHKVTGRKWFNGDTECEGGCGIVPIEYKEKSFVHALQWAIGLEWYLLVNDPWRVAMSTDHPNGGSFLAYPEICALLLSRDYRREVLKRLPERLRTVCALPDLEREYTLSEIAIVTRAGPARMLGLPHKGHLGPGADADITVYTPGTDFKLMFELPRYVFKAGEMVVEHGEIRVVPFGPALTVRPAFDETVIPHIREWFEGAYSLAFDNYAVGPEYASHGEIVVPCRG; the protein is encoded by the coding sequence ATGCCTCTCACCAAGCTAGCCGGCGGCACCGTCTACGACCCCGCGAACGGTATTCACGGCGAGGTCCGCGACCTCTGGGTTGATGGCGGGAAGATCGTCGATCCGCCCGCCGACCCTGCAATGCTCCCCGCGCGCACATTCGACCTTTCGGGCCTCGTGGTGATGCCCGGCGGCGTGGACATGCACGCGCACATCGCCGGACCGAAGGTGAACGTCGCGCGCAAGCTCCGGCCCGAGGACCGGCGCGACAACACCCCGTTCTTGCGCACCGATCTCCTCCGGTCCGGGACGCGCGGTAGCACCCCGACCACGTTCACCACGGGCTACCTCTACGCAGGCCTCGGCTACACCACCGTGTTCGACGCCGCGATCCCGCCGCTCGGCGCGCGTCACACGCACGAGGAGTTCCACGACACCCCGGTCATCGACAAGGGGTTCTTCGTTCTCGTCGGCAACAATCACTACCTGATGGACCAGCTCGGGCGCGGCGAACCCGAGCGCGTGCGCGCGTTTTGTGGGTGGCTCCTCAACGCGACCCGCGGGTACGCGCTAAAAGTGGTGAACCCGGGCGGCGTGGAGGTGTGGAAACAGGGCCGGAACGGGATGACGGGGCTCGACGACGTCGTTCCCGGGTTCGGGGTGTCCCCGCGTGCGATCGTCGCCGCGGTCGCACGTGCGGCCGACGAACTGAAGTTGCCGCACGCGGCTCACATCCACTGCAACCAACTCGGAATGCCGGGGAACTGGCAGACGACGCTCGATACGATGCGGGCAGTAGACGGCCACCGCGGGCACTTCACGCACATTCAGTTCCACAGTTACGGCGGCGGACCGGACGATCAGGGGACTTTCTGCTCCAAAGTGCCCGCGCTCGCGGAGTGGGTGAACGGCCACCCGAATCTGACCGTGGACGTCGGTCAGGTGATGTTCGGCGACACGACTTCAATGACCGGCGACGGACCGCTCGGGCACTTCCTGCACAAAGTCACGGGCCGGAAGTGGTTCAACGGCGACACCGAGTGCGAGGGCGGGTGCGGGATCGTGCCCATCGAGTACAAGGAAAAGAGCTTCGTTCACGCGCTCCAGTGGGCCATCGGGCTCGAATGGTACCTGCTCGTGAACGACCCGTGGCGCGTGGCGATGAGCACCGACCACCCGAACGGTGGGTCGTTCCTCGCGTACCCGGAGATCTGCGCGCTGCTCCTGAGCCGCGACTACCGGCGCGAGGTGCTGAAGCGCCTGCCCGAGCGCCTGCGCACGGTCTGTGCGCTCCCGGACCTCGAACGCGAATACACCCTCTCGGAGATCGCGATCGTCACGCGCGCCGGTCCCGCGCGAATGCTGGGATTACCTCACAAGGGGCACCTCGGACCCGGCGCCGACGCGGACATCACCGTGTACACCCCCGGCACCGACTTCAAGCTGATGTTCGAGCTGCCGCGGTACGTGTTCAAAGCGGGAGAAATGGTCGTCGAACACGGCGAGATCCGCGTGGTCCCGTTCGGGCCGGCGCTCACGGTCCGGCCGGCGTTCGACGAAACCGTGATCCCGCACATCCGCGAGTGGTTCGAGGGCGCGTATTCACTCGCGTTCGATAACTACGCGGTCGGCCCGGAGTACGCATCGCACGGCGAGATCGTCGTGCCGTGCCGGGGGTGA
- a CDS encoding polysaccharide biosynthesis/export family protein, which produces MAAARRCKFLFVVAGLVLTATGCMHGSHVGQFGSAPMPNDANAHIQVPPEDAVPREMKKITLPPYVIEAPDQLLIEVVQRTKITEFDTVTGRPLLDKDGNERKKDATIPLTVQPISGPFQVRLDGTVGLGFWGAVPVAGLTLDQAAEAIKAHLARETTLNKFETKPESIIVIVDVIAYNSKRYYVIVDGGGQGAGEQVVSLPITGGETVLDAISNIGGLSDVSSRRNIWVARRTPHAGQPWQILPVDWVGLSQHGITYTNYQLLPGDRVYVKAQRLVTIDRTLARVIAPVERIFGITLLGSSTVNQIAGRGNGFGNNN; this is translated from the coding sequence ATGGCAGCGGCGCGTCGGTGCAAGTTCCTGTTCGTCGTCGCCGGACTGGTCCTGACCGCTACCGGTTGCATGCACGGCTCGCACGTGGGGCAGTTCGGGTCGGCCCCGATGCCCAACGACGCGAACGCGCACATCCAGGTGCCGCCGGAAGACGCCGTTCCGCGTGAAATGAAGAAGATCACGCTCCCGCCCTACGTGATCGAAGCCCCCGACCAACTGCTCATTGAAGTCGTGCAGCGGACCAAGATAACCGAGTTTGATACGGTAACCGGCCGACCACTCTTGGACAAAGACGGGAACGAGCGCAAGAAGGACGCGACCATCCCGCTCACGGTGCAGCCGATTTCGGGGCCGTTCCAGGTTCGGCTCGATGGGACCGTTGGTCTCGGATTCTGGGGCGCGGTGCCGGTTGCGGGGCTGACGCTCGATCAGGCGGCCGAAGCGATTAAAGCTCACTTGGCCCGAGAGACCACGCTGAACAAGTTCGAGACGAAGCCGGAGAGTATCATCGTGATCGTGGACGTAATTGCTTACAACAGTAAGCGGTATTACGTCATTGTGGACGGGGGCGGTCAGGGCGCCGGGGAGCAGGTCGTGTCGTTGCCCATTACCGGCGGAGAAACCGTACTGGACGCGATCTCCAATATTGGTGGTTTGTCCGACGTGTCCAGCCGCCGGAATATCTGGGTCGCACGCCGCACGCCGCACGCCGGGCAGCCGTGGCAGATCTTGCCCGTTGACTGGGTCGGCTTGAGTCAGCACGGGATCACGTACACGAACTATCAGTTGCTCCCGGGCGACCGCGTGTATGTGAAGGCCCAGCGCCTCGTGACCATCGACCGCACCCTCGCCCGGGTCATCGCCCCTGTCGAGCGGATATTCGGAATCACGCTCCTCGGATCGAGCACTGTGAACCAGATCGCCGGGCGCGGGAACGGGTTCGGGAATAACAACTGA
- a CDS encoding magnesium transporter codes for MPLHLTEAQLNEPVTTYMRTDFATLDPEWTVGEALAHMRKHPPPGRIIYFYVVDAALRLVGVVPTRRLLLATLETPVKSVMIASVIAIPTSATLLDACEFFTMHRLLAFPVVDEMRRLLGVIDIEAYAEELAETGESTPAPASPGSRDDVFQLIGVRLTRSQQARPLVAFRGRFPWLLCNVAGGTLAAVLVEIYHAELNWQHAVLALFIPVVLALAESVAIQSVTLALEAFRETGPSWRELFRRLRPEALTGLLLGLATGLLVGVIAAIWQNLAVLFLIVLGGIGIGVTCAAVAGMAVPHVLRLLKRDPQVAAGPIALTCADVAALLAYFNLARLLT; via the coding sequence ATGCCCCTACACCTGACCGAAGCCCAACTGAACGAGCCGGTGACCACGTACATGCGCACCGACTTCGCGACCCTGGACCCGGAGTGGACCGTGGGGGAGGCGCTCGCGCACATGCGTAAGCACCCGCCGCCCGGCCGGATCATTTACTTTTACGTGGTCGACGCGGCGCTTCGGCTCGTCGGGGTGGTGCCCACGCGCCGGCTCCTGCTCGCCACCCTCGAGACGCCCGTGAAGAGCGTCATGATCGCGTCCGTGATCGCGATCCCGACCTCGGCCACGCTCCTCGATGCGTGCGAGTTCTTCACCATGCACCGGTTGCTCGCGTTCCCGGTGGTGGACGAAATGCGCCGGTTGCTCGGTGTTATTGACATTGAAGCCTACGCGGAAGAACTGGCCGAAACCGGCGAGTCCACCCCCGCACCGGCGTCCCCCGGGTCGCGCGACGACGTGTTCCAGTTAATCGGTGTGCGGCTCACCCGGTCGCAGCAGGCGCGCCCGCTGGTCGCGTTCCGCGGGCGGTTCCCGTGGCTGCTGTGTAACGTCGCGGGCGGCACGCTCGCGGCCGTTCTCGTGGAAATCTACCACGCCGAGCTGAACTGGCAGCACGCGGTCCTCGCGCTCTTCATCCCGGTCGTGCTCGCGCTCGCGGAGAGTGTCGCGATTCAGTCCGTGACACTCGCGCTCGAAGCGTTCCGTGAAACCGGCCCCTCGTGGCGCGAACTCTTCCGCCGGCTGCGCCCCGAAGCACTGACCGGTCTGTTGCTCGGTCTCGCCACGGGCCTTTTGGTGGGGGTGATCGCGGCCATCTGGCAGAACCTCGCGGTACTGTTCCTGATCGTGCTGGGCGGGATCGGGATCGGCGTAACGTGTGCCGCGGTCGCGGGAATGGCGGTGCCGCACGTTTTGCGGCTGCTGAAACGCGACCCGCAGGTCGCCGCGGGGCCGATCGCGCTAACATGTGCTGACGTTGCCGCGCTACTGGCGTACTTCAACCTCGCGCGCCTGCTCACGTAG
- a CDS encoding AAA family ATPase, whose translation MSTDVAGIANRIIANIEKVIIGKRPQLTLAVAAYFSEGHILLEDVPGVAKTMLARALARSVGCTFKRLQCTPDLLPTDVTGVNVYNQKTAEFEFRAGPVFAQTLLADEINRATPRTQAALLEAMGERRVSVDGQTYVLKPPFLVIATQNPVDQEGTFPLPEAQLDRFLIRLSLGYPSMEEEGKMLSRLQLGHPIDELKPVVTAEDVIACQEAVRGIHVDEKVKRYILEVVHASRDNEDVLLGGSPRASIALFRTAQALAAVTGRDFALPDDVKRMAQPVLAHRLILKPESRLRKRTAAAVVKDLVDDAKVPITDKMKATQQDYFS comes from the coding sequence ATGTCTACCGACGTGGCGGGCATCGCCAACCGCATCATTGCCAACATCGAGAAGGTCATCATCGGCAAGCGCCCGCAGCTCACGCTCGCGGTCGCGGCGTACTTCTCCGAGGGGCACATCCTGCTCGAAGACGTGCCCGGCGTCGCGAAGACGATGCTGGCCCGGGCGCTCGCGCGGAGCGTGGGTTGCACGTTCAAGCGCCTCCAGTGTACGCCGGACCTGCTCCCCACCGACGTGACCGGCGTGAACGTGTACAACCAGAAAACGGCCGAGTTCGAGTTCCGGGCCGGCCCTGTGTTCGCCCAAACGCTCCTCGCCGACGAAATCAACCGCGCCACCCCGCGCACCCAGGCCGCGCTGCTCGAAGCGATGGGCGAGCGCCGGGTGAGCGTGGACGGCCAGACCTACGTGCTGAAGCCGCCGTTCCTCGTGATCGCGACGCAGAACCCGGTGGACCAGGAGGGCACGTTCCCGCTCCCGGAAGCCCAACTCGACCGCTTCCTGATCCGGCTGAGTCTCGGGTACCCGAGCATGGAAGAAGAGGGCAAGATGCTCTCGCGGTTACAGCTGGGGCACCCCATCGACGAGTTAAAGCCCGTCGTGACGGCCGAAGACGTGATCGCGTGCCAGGAAGCGGTCCGCGGTATCCATGTGGACGAGAAGGTGAAGCGGTACATCCTCGAAGTGGTCCACGCGAGCCGCGACAACGAGGACGTGCTCCTGGGCGGCAGCCCGCGCGCGTCGATCGCACTGTTCCGCACGGCCCAGGCGCTCGCCGCGGTCACCGGGCGCGACTTCGCGCTCCCGGACGACGTGAAGCGCATGGCACAGCCGGTCCTCGCGCACCGATTGATCCTGAAGCCCGAAAGCCGTCTCCGCAAGCGCACCGCCGCGGCCGTGGTGAAGGACTTGGTTGATGACGCGAAAGTACCGATCACCGACAAAATGAAAGCGACCCAGCAAGACTATTTCTCCTAA
- a CDS encoding four helix bundle protein produces MPPYDITERTFEFAVQIVGLCVRLGERPGAPRRISDQLLKAGTSIGANAEEGQAGQSRADFISKNAIALKEARETAYWLRLLKRTLLVGSSEVETLLAEAEELKRILGAIVCRAKENA; encoded by the coding sequence ATGCCCCCATACGACATCACGGAACGGACGTTCGAGTTCGCAGTTCAAATCGTGGGCCTGTGCGTGCGACTCGGCGAGCGCCCGGGCGCACCGCGGCGGATCAGCGACCAACTGTTGAAGGCGGGAACGTCCATCGGAGCCAACGCCGAAGAGGGACAAGCGGGACAGAGTCGCGCCGACTTCATCAGTAAGAACGCAATCGCCCTCAAAGAAGCGCGAGAGACGGCGTACTGGCTCCGCCTCCTCAAGCGAACTCTGCTCGTCGGTTCCAGCGAAGTCGAAACGCTGCTGGCAGAAGCCGAAGAACTCAAGCGAATACTCGGTGCCATCGTTTGCCGCGCGAAGGAAAACGCTTGA
- a CDS encoding DUF58 domain-containing protein has protein sequence MRWFLVIVALIGAAIALQAGLVAFAGYVLLGVYLLSRYLARRWVRDLSAARECDSVPREVGETTEVTVTLTNTGAIPIAWVLVEDLLPDFAVKARTPRITVKGKRVHVVTLRGKQTKTIKYKVTFAMRGYYPLGPTLLETGDVFGLHRRHRVIGKPVYVMVYPKVVPLPKYNFVSERPIGEVRLQNRLFEDPTRTAGVRQYVMGDPLQRVHWKVTARTGQLHSRIYEPTTLAGATILVDFHQDGYHKRGEPHRSELVVTTAASIAYAVSVLNVQVGFASNGRDAADRIREESLAAESPEAQAEGHATRDEARDRFALNEESDRVRPVVVDTRRGFDQFQQIREALARLEFTDAFTFAQLALEMAARMPRDATAIAVLPRVPVETAIALGTLRRQGFAVSVILIGLDENHKLEAHGRLLAETVRDIRYANTVEELATLGANTAAHSPAAYTVDIPLG, from the coding sequence ATGCGTTGGTTTCTTGTAATCGTCGCACTCATCGGCGCCGCGATCGCGCTCCAGGCGGGGCTGGTCGCGTTCGCAGGGTACGTGCTGCTCGGTGTGTACCTGCTGTCGCGTTATTTGGCACGCAGATGGGTGCGCGACCTCAGCGCGGCGCGCGAGTGCGATTCGGTCCCGCGCGAAGTGGGCGAAACGACCGAAGTCACCGTGACGCTCACCAACACCGGGGCGATTCCGATCGCGTGGGTGCTGGTCGAGGATCTGCTACCGGACTTCGCGGTGAAGGCCCGCACGCCGCGTATTACGGTCAAAGGCAAGCGCGTTCACGTCGTGACCCTTCGCGGGAAGCAAACGAAGACGATCAAGTACAAGGTCACGTTCGCGATGCGCGGGTACTACCCGCTCGGGCCGACGCTGCTCGAAACCGGCGACGTGTTCGGGCTGCACCGGCGCCACCGCGTGATCGGGAAACCAGTTTACGTGATGGTGTACCCCAAGGTCGTTCCTCTACCCAAATACAACTTCGTGTCCGAACGACCGATCGGGGAAGTGCGACTCCAGAACCGGCTCTTTGAAGACCCGACTCGGACCGCGGGCGTTCGACAGTACGTGATGGGCGACCCGCTCCAGCGCGTCCACTGGAAGGTGACCGCGCGCACGGGTCAGCTCCACAGCCGCATTTACGAACCCACCACGCTCGCCGGCGCAACGATCCTCGTCGACTTCCACCAGGACGGTTACCACAAGCGCGGCGAGCCGCACCGCTCGGAACTCGTGGTCACTACAGCCGCGAGCATCGCCTACGCGGTGTCGGTGCTGAACGTGCAAGTCGGGTTCGCGAGCAACGGGCGCGACGCCGCCGATCGCATCCGGGAAGAATCGCTCGCCGCGGAATCGCCCGAAGCGCAAGCCGAAGGGCATGCGACGCGCGACGAGGCCCGGGACCGGTTCGCACTAAACGAAGAGAGCGACCGCGTTCGGCCGGTCGTGGTGGACACGCGGCGCGGGTTCGATCAGTTCCAGCAAATCCGCGAAGCACTCGCGCGGCTCGAATTCACGGACGCCTTCACCTTCGCGCAACTCGCGTTAGAAATGGCCGCGCGCATGCCGCGCGACGCAACGGCGATTGCCGTACTCCCGCGGGTGCCGGTCGAAACGGCGATCGCCCTGGGTACGCTGCGCAGACAGGGGTTCGCGGTGAGCGTGATCCTCATCGGGCTGGACGAAAACCACAAGCTCGAAGCGCACGGGCGCCTGCTCGCTGAAACGGTTCGCGACATCCGGTACGCGAATACCGTGGAAGAACTGGCGACCCTCGGCGCGAACACGGCCGCTCACAGCCCGGCTGCATACACGGTCGATATACCATTGGGGTAA
- a CDS encoding UbiA family prenyltransferase, whose amino-acid sequence MNRDRMLAFAQLLRIPNVFTAFADIALGACVGAALVPDAPAQFWGAYLILALASGCLYLAGMVWNDFFDFAEDKKARPFRPLPSGRVKRGTAVVLGVLLFAAGVALAGAAGFVAQAEWTHEPLVFALGLMAAVLIYDGGAKRTPFGPIAMAACRFLNVLFALSLVPDSALEIEKRIHLAGVVGVYIVGVTWFARTEESKSRQRDLALAAGVIGLALFLALLLRVKLGSALGTFAFPYLLVGFGFLVGLPVSRAIADPGPRNVQAAVKRCVLGLVFLDAVLATMFVGLPGLLVLLLLPPALWLGKWVYST is encoded by the coding sequence ATGAACCGCGACCGAATGCTCGCCTTTGCTCAGCTCCTCCGCATCCCGAACGTGTTCACCGCGTTCGCCGATATCGCGCTCGGCGCCTGCGTCGGTGCGGCCCTCGTTCCGGACGCACCGGCGCAGTTCTGGGGCGCGTACCTCATTCTCGCGCTCGCGTCGGGGTGCTTGTACCTCGCCGGGATGGTCTGGAACGACTTCTTCGATTTCGCCGAAGACAAAAAGGCGCGCCCGTTCCGACCGCTCCCCTCCGGCCGCGTGAAACGAGGGACCGCAGTCGTTCTGGGCGTGCTGCTGTTCGCGGCCGGGGTCGCACTCGCTGGGGCGGCCGGGTTCGTGGCGCAAGCCGAGTGGACACACGAACCGCTCGTGTTCGCGCTGGGGTTGATGGCGGCGGTGCTCATTTACGACGGCGGGGCGAAGCGCACGCCCTTCGGCCCGATCGCGATGGCCGCGTGCCGGTTCCTGAACGTGTTGTTCGCGCTGTCGCTCGTCCCCGATTCCGCACTCGAAATCGAAAAGCGCATCCACCTCGCGGGCGTGGTGGGCGTGTACATCGTAGGCGTGACGTGGTTCGCCCGCACCGAAGAGAGCAAGAGCCGGCAGCGCGACCTCGCGCTCGCGGCCGGTGTCATCGGGCTGGCGCTGTTCCTCGCGCTACTGCTCCGGGTGAAACTCGGGAGCGCGCTGGGCACGTTCGCGTTCCCGTACCTGTTGGTCGGGTTCGGGTTCCTGGTAGGTCTGCCCGTTTCGCGCGCGATCGCCGACCCGGGACCGCGCAACGTGCAAGCCGCCGTCAAGCGGTGCGTGCTCGGGCTGGTGTTCCTCGACGCGGTACTCGCGACGATGTTCGTCGGGCTGCCCGGGCTGCTCGTGCTTTTGTTGTTGCCCCCCGCGCTCTGGCTCGGAAAATGGGTCTACTCGACCTGA
- a CDS encoding M2 family metallopeptidase — protein MAATLIPDTLSGADGNDEAAAVIKAHVTKLQPLEVASGIAWWTANTTGKDEDFQKKEEAQNKIDAALSDKKMFDRVKALKAAADKGDIKDALVARQIQLLYLQYLEKQVAPELLKKITSKANAVEQAFNVFRAKVDGQEIPDSKVRSTLKESTDSTLRQKVWEASKGVGAAVEADLAELVKLRNEAATQLGFKNFHALQLTLNEQDGTELIKLFDDLDKLTKEPFTKSKAEIDERLAKKLNVGVADLMPWHYFDPFFQESPAVFDANLDAPYTKADLLKLCRDFYAGIGLPIDDVIARSDLYEKKGKSPHAFCTDIDREGDVRVLANIVPNEYWMGTMLHELGHSVYSSKNIPQTVPYLLRAEAHILTTEGVAMQFERFSKSRAWLEKMGVKVDAPAEFDEAARKVQRNQLLIFSRWCQVMLRFEKAMYEDPKQNLNKLWWDLVEQYQQVKKPKDRNAPDYASKIHICSAPVYYHNYMMGQLFASQVHHALSKAVFNADPKTTIYIGEKKVGGFMKEKVFEPGRTKTWKELAKFATGEELSPAAFAKDFEG, from the coding sequence GTGGCCGCTACACTGATCCCCGACACGCTCTCGGGCGCGGACGGCAACGATGAAGCCGCGGCCGTTATCAAGGCCCACGTCACGAAGTTGCAGCCCCTGGAGGTCGCGAGCGGGATCGCGTGGTGGACCGCGAACACCACCGGTAAGGACGAAGACTTCCAGAAGAAGGAAGAAGCGCAGAACAAGATCGACGCGGCCCTCTCCGACAAGAAGATGTTCGACCGCGTAAAGGCGCTGAAGGCCGCGGCCGATAAGGGCGACATCAAGGACGCGCTGGTCGCGCGCCAGATCCAACTACTGTACTTGCAGTACCTCGAAAAGCAGGTCGCGCCGGAACTGCTCAAGAAGATCACCTCGAAGGCGAACGCCGTCGAACAGGCGTTCAACGTGTTCCGCGCGAAGGTGGACGGGCAGGAGATCCCGGACAGCAAGGTGCGCAGCACGCTCAAGGAATCCACCGACTCCACGCTGCGTCAGAAAGTGTGGGAAGCGAGCAAGGGCGTCGGGGCCGCGGTCGAAGCGGACCTGGCCGAGTTGGTGAAGCTCCGCAACGAAGCGGCCACGCAACTCGGGTTCAAGAACTTCCACGCGCTGCAACTCACGCTCAACGAGCAGGACGGCACGGAACTCATCAAGCTGTTCGACGACCTCGACAAGCTCACGAAGGAGCCGTTCACGAAGTCGAAGGCCGAAATCGACGAGCGGCTCGCGAAGAAGCTCAATGTCGGGGTCGCGGACCTGATGCCGTGGCACTACTTCGATCCGTTCTTCCAGGAATCGCCCGCGGTCTTCGACGCGAACCTGGACGCGCCGTACACGAAGGCCGACCTGCTCAAGCTCTGTCGCGACTTCTACGCGGGAATCGGGCTACCCATCGACGACGTGATCGCGCGGAGCGACCTGTACGAGAAGAAAGGCAAGTCGCCGCACGCCTTCTGCACCGACATCGACCGCGAGGGCGACGTGCGCGTGCTCGCGAACATCGTGCCCAATGAATACTGGATGGGTACGATGCTCCACGAATTGGGGCACTCGGTGTACTCGTCGAAGAACATCCCGCAGACGGTGCCGTACCTCCTGCGGGCCGAAGCCCACATCCTCACGACCGAGGGCGTCGCGATGCAGTTCGAGCGGTTCAGCAAGTCGCGCGCGTGGCTCGAGAAGATGGGCGTGAAGGTGGACGCGCCGGCCGAGTTCGACGAAGCCGCCCGGAAGGTGCAGCGGAACCAACTGCTCATCTTCAGTCGGTGGTGTCAGGTGATGCTGCGGTTCGAGAAGGCCATGTACGAAGACCCCAAGCAGAACCTCAACAAGCTCTGGTGGGATCTGGTGGAGCAGTACCAGCAGGTGAAGAAGCCGAAGGACCGCAACGCGCCGGACTACGCGAGCAAGATCCACATTTGCAGCGCCCCGGTGTACTACCACAACTACATGATGGGCCAGTTGTTCGCGTCACAGGTCCACCACGCGCTCTCGAAGGCCGTGTTCAACGCGGACCCGAAGACCACCATCTACATCGGCGAGAAGAAGGTGGGCGGGTTCATGAAGGAGAAGGTGTTCGAGCCGGGCCGCACGAAGACGTGGAAGGAACTGGCCAAGTTCGCGACCGGGGAAGAACTCAGCCCGGCCGCGTTCGCGAAAGACTTCGAGGGGTAG